One genomic segment of Garra rufa chromosome 13, GarRuf1.0, whole genome shotgun sequence includes these proteins:
- the LOC141283397 gene encoding uncharacterized protein, producing MMEQDESTDFKTLKARFQGENGLKIHTKPALPEKPKSIPPSAKVSNPLLSSINAAVQKGSLQAPRVVFREDKNLSRQLSPPWGLKTNENQPNYNDELLDNQQKKETNAFKQNLKTRNLPLVLPVPPKTRPSDSDSSPRTPVSASPVKVTTPKKFAFTPPKTNKDEYEKTDPVWDLDPPKKSLKDRNLPMVLPVLPKKAESPEAEPSPRTPVSVPPAKVSTPKSFVFTPQKPTQDENEMVKEVPKKSLKDSSLPLVLPVAPIKVDTPEPEPSPYIPRSSTPKSFVFTKDEEADNVERTTPAIRTPAPSYPAPAGPSVTANPPTQSILVFPRAVAPSQTSTGTPLAPSIPAPVMSTFEPKIPEPAIPTPVIPSQAVPKSNPATSISTPLDSEPSKPNIHMLSLSDVFPPPKGSPPPEFTDIPPPVFDEDFPDGDFPDQAIPTPATRTFMAPVISRSPAPSTPPSVSPEPLVNPSYTPNPILSPPPDIHTPAAPVDMLLENTKSLTEMADINSEKPTEDQSSTRPLSALSLLAKAEEMASVKRSPNDSRVFNLLERAKRKSAVNPLATTPDDTSMPENTTLVETATPEIPLPETLTPLPKTATTDVAQPNLAPPEKALPQLVTKLPEEVQSVPEVSDIFKFPPVDYVDARSPPKTHPPEIPEVNGIDHRVVTVVKPVNPPPPPPRKALPVTPIVDPPLEKPIQSPARDFQIPTTPSEPLETPEDSLYENSFDNSFYEDVEEPEAPTLSTFRPPSVPSSASSTKRPVSVHEEAFLRQLNPKQQLKEDMFPNMDDRDVDYGSMNSGSPYPEIQAAVLQDSPALTPSGTFERVDNVFEDHVDGKRGKTAKIKKQKGPPKNPYAETPALAQEAPKKILFSRKNSAKAADDKELKKKEKQREKEKEKEKEREKKEQKEKEKKENEIRKKFKISGQEEPIYHVKVIEDCKGRKNDLPVKVGETVSIIRTNNCPKGKWLAKDSSNKYGYVPVESVDLNINGIMELGKKTTASNRANGNGHKDPEVTSTGSRTSEHYGMNHESFSEDSEEWTCDDDDPVFGSPNETSHMALNQSHATPAQDPDRQDQRDSTYMNLPPKQEALQKLSTFFMQPKPPSQPLLQNYSPVMQEPTPEDPDSL from the exons ATGATGGAACAG GATGAATCCACAGACTTTAAAACCCTGAAGGCAAGGTTCCAGGGTGAAAACGGTCTAAAGATCCACACTAAACCTGCCCTCCCAGAGAAACCCAAATCCATCCCTCCGTCGGCAAAAGTCAGCAATCCTTTGCTCTCATCTATCAATGCTGCTGTGCAAAAAGGGTCACTTCAAGCACCACGTGTGGTCTTCAGAGAGGACAAAAATCTCAGTCGTCAGCTCTCTCCACCATGGGGATTAAAGACCAATGAGAACCAACCCAACTATAATGATGAACTGCTGGATAATCAGCAGAAGAAAGAGACCAACGCTTTTAAGCAGAATCTGAAAACTAGGAATCTTCCACTGGTTCTGCCTGTACCTCCAAAAACCAGACCTTCAGACTCTGATTCCAGCCCACGTACACCTGTGTCCGCTTCACCGGTCAAAGTGACAACACCCAAAAAGTTTGCATTTACCCCTCCAAAAACCAACAAAGATGAATATGAGAAAACAGACCCTGTGTGGGACTTAGACCCTCCCAAAAAGTCTCTGAAGGACCGGAATCTTCCAATGGTTCTGCCGGTGCTTCCAAAAAAAGCTGAAAGCCCAGAAGCTGAACCCAGCCCACGTACACCAGTGTCCGTTCCACCAGCCAAAGTGTCCACACCCAAGAGTTTTGTGTTTACTCCTCAAAAACCTACCCAAGATGAGAATGAGATGGTAAAAGAGGTTCCCAAGAAGTCTCTAAAAGATAGCAGTCTTCCACTGGTCCTGCCTGTGGCTCCAATAAAAGTTGATACCCCAGAGCCTGAACCCAGCCCCTATATACCTCGGAGTTCCACACCCAAGAGTTTTGTGTTTACTAAAGATGAGGAGGCAGATAATGTGGAAAGAACAACACCGGCTATTCGTACCCCTGCTCCGAGTTACCCAGCTCCTGCTGGGCCGTCTGTAACAGCTAACCCCCCTACTCAAAGTATACTTGTTTTCCCTAGGGCTGTTGCACCTTCTCAGACTTCAACTGGAACACCACTTGCCCCAAGTATTCCAGCTCCAGTCATGTCGACCTTTGAGCCAAAGATTCCTGAACCAGCCATCCCAACACCAGTCATCCCCTCTCAAGCTGTTCCTAAATCAAATCCAGCAACCTCTATTTCAACTCCTCTTGACAGTGAACCTTCTAAACCAAATATACATATGCTAAGTTTATCAGACGTGTTTCCTCCCCCTAAAGGAAGTCCACCTCCAGAATTCACAGATATTCCACCCCCTGTTTTCGATGAGGATTTTCCAGATGGAGACTTCCCTGACCAAGCTATACCCACTCCAGCAACACGTACATTTATGGCCCCAGTTATCTCCAGGTCCCCTGCCCCGTCCACCCCTCCGTCAGTATCTCCAGAGCCCTTGGTGAATCCTTCATATACACCTAATCCAATCCTAAGCCCTCCTCCAGACATTCACACTCCTGCTGCACCTGTAGACATGCTACTGGAGAACACCAAATCTCTGACTGAAATGGCAGATATTAACTCAGAGAAGCCTACGGAGGACCAGTCCTCAACCAGGCCACTTTCAGCCCTCTCACTCTTGGCGAAAGCAGAGGAGATGGCCTCGGTAAAACGCTCCCCAAATGACAGCCGTGTGTTTAACCTTCTGGAAAGGGCCAAGAGAAAGTCTGCCGTGAACCCGCTGGCTACCACACCTGATGATACATCTATGCCTGAAAATACAACCCTAGTTGAGACAGCTACACCCGAGATACCTCTGCCTGAAACTCTCACACCTCTGCCTAAGACTGCCACAACTGATGTGGCCCAACCTAATCTAGCTCCACCTGAAAAAGCCTTACCACAGCTTGTCACAAAACTGCCCGAGGAAGTCCAATCTGTACCAGAAGTGTCTGATATCTTTAAATTCCCTCCAGTTGACTATGTGGATGCTCGGTCGCCACCTAAAACTCACCCACCTGAGATTCCTGAGGTTAATGGCATTGATCACA GGGTTGTGACAGTGGTCAAACCAGTGAATCCTCCTCCCCCACCGCCCAGAAAGGCTCTGCCAGTCACACCCATTGTGGATCCCCCACTTGAGAAACCAATTCAATCTCCTGCTAGAGACTTCCAGATTCCCACAACACCATCTGAACCTCTAGAAACACCTG AAGACTCGCTGTATGAAAACTCATTTGACAACTCATTTTATGAAGATGTTGAGGAACCTGAGGCTCCAACACTTTCAACCTTTAGGCCTCCATCAGTACCATCATCAGCTTCTAGTACCAAAAGGCCAGTTTCAGTTCATGAAGAAGCCTTCCTGAGACAGCTGAACCCAAAACAGCAGTTGAAAGAGGACATGTTTCCAAACATGGATGATAGAGATGTGGATTATGGGTCTATGAACTCTGGCTCTCCATATCCAGAAATTCAAGCTGCTGTACTTCAGGACTCACCTGCCTTGACTCCTTCAGG GACCTTTGAAAGAGTTGACAATGTCTTTGAAGATCATGTAGACGGTAAAAGAGGCAAGACGGCAAAGATTAAGAAACAGAAAGGACCTCCAAAGA ATCCTTATGCTGAAACACCGGCTCTG GCACAGGAGGCTCCCAAGAAAATCTTGTTCTCCAG GAAGAACTCAGCAAAAGCGGCAGATGACAAAGAactaaagaaaaaagagaaacagCGAGAAaaggaaaaagagaaagagaaggaAAGAGAAAAGAAGGAGcagaaagaaaaggaaaagaaagagaatGAAATAAGGAAGAAGTTTAAG ATCTCAGGCCAGGAAGAGCCCATTTATCACGTTAAAGTGATCGAGGACTGTAAGGGCCGTAAAAACGACCTGCCAGTGAAGGTTGGAGAAACCGTGAGCATCATCCGCACCAACAACTGCCCGAAAGGAAAATGGCTGGCAAAGGACAGCAGCAACAAAT ACGGCTACGTCCCGGTGGAGAGTGTGGATTTGAACATCAATGGCATTATGGAGCTGGGGAAGAAGACAACGGCTTCTAACAGAGCCAACGGCAATGGACACAAAGACCCAGAGGTCACCAGTACAGGCAGCAG GACTTCAGAGCATTACGGCATGAACCATGAGAGCT